The DNA region CCATGAAGGGGTTTGCTCCCCGCTTCTCTATACCACCATCCGCTTGGCTCTTTCCAGGGTGCCACCTACACTACCTCTCCCCCAGCACCTGGAGCAATGACTCGTGCCCACCTGGGCACCATCCATGGAGAGAAAACACTGAGTACCCTGATGGAGGAGCCTCTTTTCTCCAAAGCAGGTGTCTCTGGGAGAGGCTGGCACAGTCGGGTCACCTGGAGTTACCCTCACAGCACCCCACCCTGTGCCCAGTGCCTGCCCGGCACGGGGTCCATGGGCAAAGTCGGCCTCCCCAGGTCCAAACCCACCATCTCCAGGGAGGGGGCGGGGGTCGGGCGGGTCCACCCCAGCTGGACACCCCTGACTCtggcaccccaccccccagccggCAGTCTCTGCACTTCCTTGAGCAAGAGCGCCCCGGGGTCTGGGGTCAAGGAGGACGGCCAGCCCCTCGGggaccccacccccaactgtAGGAGGCCGCCTCCCCACAGCCCTGCACAGTCACCCGGGCCGACCGAGGGGGCCCGACGTCTCTTCTCCCGTCCTGCCCGCAAGGGGGAGGGGAGCCCCGGCTCCCCCCAACTCACCCCAGGCCCTCCCGGCCCAGCTCCGGCCCGCCCTCCGGGGCGCCCGGGCCTGGGCGGCGGCAAGAGCCCCCTCCAGGCCGGGCCGGGCCTATCCCCGAGCATGGCCGCGGGGCCTCCTCCGGCACCGGCGCCGCTCCCCGAGGACGTCCCCCGGCCCCGACCAGAGAAAAGCTCTCACTCACCTGGCCCGAGGACGCCGGGTAGGGGGCGGCTGCGGGGGGAGCGGCTGGGacgggggaggagggggaggaagagaagcgGCGGGAGGAAGCAGTAGGAGGAGTAGGAGGCTGCGGCGATCCCCGCGAGGTGCAGCGGCGGcaggggcggcggcggcggcgggccCGGCTCGCTCAGGCAGCAGCCATGTTGCTGGTAAAACTCCAGCAGACACGTGGGGGTAGTTGGGTCCTCCCCCGGCTCTTCCTCTTACCCACAATGCCCCGCCCCGGAGCGGAGCCGAGCTCTCCCCACTCCCCGCCAGCACTTTCGCGCCTGACCGGCAGGTGGCGACGAGGCACCTCCCCGTTTCCccgccttctctctcttcctttcttctccaccaATACCTGGGGGCCCTTCCTCGCCTTCCTACTACCTATAACTTCTGCTCTTAGGCCACAGGTGGCGCTGAAGCGCAAGGGACGAGGGAGGACCAAAAATCTTGTTTTTGGCAGcggtgggattcgaacccacgcCCCCGAAGAGACTGGAGCCTTAATCCAGCGCCTTAGACCGCTCGGCCACGCTACCTAGATGCAGGAAGTGGCTTCCTGATGTCTAGTCAATCTATTGCAGTGAGCCTTCgctctttatttttttggacGGTTTAAGATTCAAGTAAAAAGTACGAGGGTTTCAGGGCTTCCCTAAAATAGAATCCATCCACCACCAGATTCTGGACTTTATCATTCAGTCTTGCCTCTTGCATTTCGAGAGGTAAATGTCTAAACCACATCTCCCCTCCCTaacctccccaccctccccccaagatCCAGTTTCTGGAGGGCAAAGACTCTTTTTGCAACCCCAATGGCAAGATCaaagatcaaaatatactgtATATGGCGTTGAACACTAACACTTTTGCGTCGAATTGAGCTATCTCGTAAAcagtagcttttaaaaaaaattgttctctttttaaatttaaaaaatattatcgtttttaaaaaatacatcataTTTTTATGAACGTCTttcgtttggttttttttttttaatctcatattatctctctttccctcccctcccctttacccagagagacaaaaattaagaaataaagggGGGAAATGGAATTCAGTCAGCCACCAAGTCTGTGGGTATTTGCAATATTCCACAGCCATAGTCACCAACCTCCGTGATTCAGGAAGGGAGATGCAAGAGATGcattttcttggctcttcttTGGGGCATTTTTCAGTGTCATTTTGCTgtattttccatttacattactaTAATCACGTATTTTGTTTCCTAGGTTCCTACTTACTTTACCCCAgatcatacaaatcttcctagaATTCCCAAAAGGAGAATAGCAAACTATAAAGATCAtgtgaaagattgctccaaatcaccgtttagaaaaatttaaattagaataactctgaagtttcatttctggtgaagatgacaaaagacagaaatagttgATATGGAAGAGACTAGGAAAAGACAGGAACACTAAACACACTATTagaggagctgtgaattgatccaaccatgctagaaagcaatttggaattatgctgaaAAAGTGACCagaatgtccataccctttgatctagaaaCACCAATGCTCTGACACTCCAAGGTGGCTGAGGAGGAAAAGCTTTCctatatcaaaatattcaaagcaaCACTTTTTGcagtagaaaagaattggaaacagagaCCATgatttggaaatttgttttacaaattgtggcacatgaatgtaatggaatattattaccataagaaaggaagaatatgAAGGCCTTTAACTATAGAAATAGTTAAATTTGAGCTTCTAATTTGATTTGGGAAGGGATACCACGCTATTTGGCTCTGGTTCCTTAATTAGGTGAAAATACTTTTTGATGGAATCAAACAATCAGAACAGGGTGTGAACAGGGCCTGTATACctccttgaatcaatcaaagcTATTGTGTTAGAGACTTCCTTAGGTAATTTGTATGAaaggaagaagtcaagaaagagcACTTACTAAGTGTGAGACTCTAGGTAAGcctatacaaagaaaagcaaaattttgcTTTCATAGAGCTCTCATTCTAATGATGATAacaacgtgcaaacaactatgtacatacacagGTGACTTGAAGGTAATCTCAGGAGGGAGGCACTAGCATTGAGGGATGTGAGGAAAAGGTTTCCTGacttttagctgagatttgaagaaagctGGGCAagccaggagaaggagaaggagtattccaggcatgggggatagccagtgaaagcCTTGGCATTAGGGAGACGGAATAGCTTCTTTGAGGAACAACtatttcaaaaagagaaagaaatttggagcaaataaggcaaaggaagaaataatctatatcagaaaaataaaatatgtaggagaGTTATTGGTTCGACAGGCATCACAGAGAGGAGGGCCCAGGCTGAGGTAAATCCAGAGAAAAGGACAGCTCTGTCCCACCTTCCCTTCTTGAAGCCTGTTGATCCACAGTCGTTATAATATCATATGATGTTTCACTACCCAAACTTTTCCAGTAAACTGAATTTTGTCTTACCTGCAAAGAAGTCAGAAGTTAACTAAAGATAGATTTAAATGTAAGGTTAGACAGAGAGTATTACCTCTGCCCAAGTGTTAGGGATTTTCTTAACCTAGGACTCCGGAGCAATTGTGACTTAATTCAAAACTTTTCATCTAAAGTAAGCTCCCTAGTACTAAAAGGGATTCGGTAAAGCAGGCAAAGAAGGTACCCAGTAGACATTTGGGGCCATTATATTTTCccctatgtgtaaaatgaggtaattatTATGAAGAGATATTACCATGGTATCACATCCTGCTTGGTaccttgataaatgcttgagtATACCAAAATATTGTGAGAGGATGTTTCAtacatgtgcgtgtgtatgtgtacatatgtatgtatgtacacacgtaTGGATGTGTATctacacccatacacacacatatattttttcaattccaattcaatccaacaagttTGTATTAAGTTCCAGTCGGtgtactaggtgctgggtatacaaGTACAAAAAGGAAGCAATTCCTGCTTTTCTGACCTTTATAAGCCTGCAAATTCTTGACAAATGAAAATGACAGATACACGCATGATCCCCGTATTTCACCTAGATTTTAGCCAGGCTGAAACCGGCAGTACTACCAGAAAGGAACTGAGCTCCACGAGGTAGAGCTTCCCAGAGGGCTGATTGAGCTCTAGCTGGCCTACTTCATTACCCTAATTTCATAGACTGTTTGAAACTATCATGCTAAAATGTCCTCAAGCCAACAATGAGGCAGAGACCAGAGGATGCAGGAGGGTGACTCCGTAGGATGAGTTTGGGGTAAAGCTTGAGTACGATCCAGGCAGAGTTCCCTGTGCTCAGTAGGTCAGCCAAAGCAAGAATCTCTGTCTTTGATGAAATGGCCTTATGGAAGAATAGTATCAGGGAAGACTCTGGTGATAGAGGCAAGGAGAACAGAGAACACAGGGGTCATTGCTGGGGTGTGCTGAAGCTAGTTCaaacttaaattttcagtgtgagaatgtATGCCTCAGAAACCAGCAAATGCTGCATTTCAGGTCTTGATCTATGGTTTTATTAATTatccagacttaagaaaatggtggagaaaaaTAATACTAAAGTTAAAAATGTgtcctgtttatattttttcagagagcagattgttaaacattt from Trichosurus vulpecula isolate mTriVul1 chromosome 1, mTriVul1.pri, whole genome shotgun sequence includes:
- the LOC118841468 gene encoding basic proline-rich protein-like, which produces MTRAHLGTIHGEKTLSTLMEEPLFSKAGVSGRGWHSRVTWSYPHSTPPCAQCLPGTGSMGKVGLPRSKPTISREGAGVGRVHPSWTPLTLAPHPPAGSLCTSLSKSAPGSGVKEDGQPLGDPTPNCRRPPPHSPAQSPGPTEGARRLFSRPARKGEGSPGSPQLTPGPPGPAPARPPGRPGLGGGKSPLQAGPGLSPSMAAGPPPAPAPLPEDVPRPRPEKSSHSPGPRTPGRGRLRGERLGRGRRGRKRSGGRKQ